The Thermomonospora curvata DSM 43183 DNA segment GGGCGCCCGCCGGGTCGGGCAGCGCCACGTTGGCCGCCACCAGCGTGACGCGGGCGCCGCGGGCCAGCGCGGTGCGGGCCAGCGCGTACCCCTGCAGGCCGGAGGAGCGGTTGCCGATGAAGCGGACCGGGTCGATCGGCTCGCGGGTGCCGCCGGCGGAGACCACCACGTGCCGGCCGGCCAGGTCGGCGGGGGCGTTGCCGCGGGCCAGCACCCGGCGGGCGACCTCGAACAGCTCGGCCGGCTCCGGCAGCCGGCCCTTGCCGGTGTCGGCGCCGGTCAGCCGCCCGACCGCCGGCTCCAGCACGATCGCGCCGCGCTCGCGCAGCGTGGCCACGTTGGCCTGGGTGGCCGGGTGCTCCCACATCTCGGTGTGCATCGCGGGTGCGAACACCACCGGGCAGCGGGCGGTCAGCAGCGTGTTGGTGAGCAGGTCGTCGGCCAGCCCGCAGGCGGCCCTGGCCAGCAGGTCGGCGGTGGCGGGGGCCACGAACACCAGGTCGGCGCCCTGCCCCAGCCGCACATGCGGGACCTGATCCACACCGGTCCACACCTCGGCGGCCACCGGGTTGCCCGACAGGGCCGCCCAGGTGGGTTCGCCGACGAAACGCAGGGCGTCGCGGGTGGGCACGACATGCACATCGTGGCCGGACTCGGTGAGCCGCCGCAGCAGCTCGCACACCTTGTACGCGGCGATGCCGGCA contains these protein-coding regions:
- the coaBC gene encoding bifunctional phosphopantothenoylcysteine decarboxylase/phosphopantothenate--cysteine ligase CoaBC, producing MTPAKPRVVLGVGAGIAAYKVCELLRRLTESGHDVHVVPTRDALRFVGEPTWAALSGNPVAAEVWTGVDQVPHVRLGQGADLVFVAPATADLLARAACGLADDLLTNTLLTARCPVVFAPAMHTEMWEHPATQANVATLRERGAIVLEPAVGRLTGADTGKGRLPEPAELFEVARRVLARGNAPADLAGRHVVVSAGGTREPIDPVRFIGNRSSGLQGYALARTALARGARVTLVAANVALPDPAGAQVVPVGTAEEMRKAVLEAAADADAVVMAAAVADFRPADYRTSKIKKSESGEPEPIELVRNPDILAELGQHRRPGQVIVGFAAETDDVLANGRDKLVRKKCDLLVVNQVGENLAFGRPDNAAVVLAADGATTEIPRGPKEDLADVVWDLVVARL